In a single window of the Thermodesulfobacteriota bacterium genome:
- a CDS encoding FeoB-associated Cys-rich membrane protein, producing the protein MGALGFEDLFWMGLVLGGAAWLLYRSVRKKKGHCSGCGGCGCDTRKS; encoded by the coding sequence ATGGGCGCCCTGGGATTCGAAGACCTCTTCTGGATGGGGCTCGTCCTGGGCGGCGCCGCCTGGCTCCTCTACCGCTCGGTCCGGAAGAAGAAGGGACACTGCTCCGGCTGCGGCGGCTGCGGTTGCGACACCCGGAAGAGCTGA